Genomic segment of Mycolicibacterium psychrotolerans:
CGAACATGCCAGTTGGGCGCTAGCGTCGGATACCTTGGAGTTCGTCGACCTGGAGGACATCCCTGGTGTCTTCCGGGAGCCGCTACCGCGAATCGGGCTTGATTCGCTACCGGAGCAGGGCGCATGGCTGCAGCCATTCCGGCCGCTGTCCTCGCTGCTGGCGTCGCGTGTCTAGAACAATGGAAAGCCTGGTCGTGATGTGCGCATGCCGATGATCACAGACTTCTGCGAAATGGTGAGGAGCTGAACGTGTTCGCCTGGTGGGGTCGAACGGTGTACCAGTACCGATACATCGTGATCGGTGTCATGGTCGCACTGTGCCTGGGCGGCGGCGTCTACGGCATCAGCCTGGGACAGCACGTCACCCAGAGTGGGTTCTATGACGAGGGCAGTCAGTCCGTCCACGCGTCGGTGATCTCCGACGAGGTGTACGGGCGTGACCGCACCAGCCACGTGGTGGCGATCCTGACGCCGCCCGACGGCAAGAAGGTGACCGACCCGGCGTGGCAGAAGAAGGTCGTCGGCGAACTCAACGACGTGGTCGACAACCACAAGGACCAGGTCGTCAGCTGGGTCGGATGGCTGCGGGCGCCGGACACCACCGCCGAGACCGTCCAGCAGATGAAGACCGAGGACGGCTCGAAGACGTTCGTCAGCATTCCGCTCAAGGGCGACGACGACGACACGATCCTGAAGAACTACCAGACCATCGAGCCCGACCTGGAGCAGGTCAACGACGGCAACATCCAGATGGCCGGGCTGAACCCGCTGGCCAGTGAGCTCACCGGCACCATCGGCGAGGATCAGCGGCGCGCCGAGGTCGCGGCCATCCCGCTGGTCTGCGTCGTGCTGTTCTTCGTGTTCGGCGGTGTGATCGCGGCGGCGCTGCCGGGCATCATCGGCGGCCTGACGATCGCAGGCGCGCTCGGCATCATGCGGCTGACCGCCGAGTTCATGCCGGTGCACTTCTTCGCCCAGCCGGTGGTGACGCTGATGGGCCTTGGCATCGCGGTCGACTACGGCTTGTTCATGGTGAGCCGGTTCCGAGAAGAGATCGCCGAGGGCTACGACACCGAGACCGCGGTCAGACGCGCGGTGATGACCTCCGGCCGCACCATCATGTTCTCGGCCGTCATCCTGGTCGCATCCTCGGTGCCGCTGCTGCTGTTCCCGCAGGGCTTCCTGAAGTCGATCACCTACGCGATCATCGCGTCGGTCATGCTCGCGGCGATCCTGTCGGTGACCGTGCTGCCCGCGGCGCTGGCCATCCTCGGCCGCAACGTCGACGCGCTCGGCGTGCGCACGCTGCTGCGCATCCCGTTCTTCCGCAACTGGAAGCCGATGCGCGTCTACCTCGAGTGGCTCTCGGGCAAGATGCAGAAGACCAAGACCCGCGCCGAGGTCGAGAAGGGCTTCTGGGGCCGGCTGGTCAACGTCGTGATGAAACGGCCGATCGCATTCGCCGCGCCGATCCTGATCGTGATGATCCTGCTTGTCATCCCGCTGGGTCAGCTGGCACTCGGCGGCATCAGCGAGAAGTACCTGCCGCCCGACAACAAGGTCCGGATCGCGCAGGAGGACTTCGACAAGACGTTCCCCGGGTTCCGCACCGAACCGCTGACCATCGTCGTCGAACGGCAGGACGGCCAGCCCGTCACCGACCAGCAGCTCGCCGACGTGCGCGCCAAGGCGATGACGATCAGCGGGTTCACCGACCCCGACAACGATCCGACCAAGATGTGGCAGGAACGGTCCGTCCAGGAGGGCGGGACGAAGGATCCGTCGGTCCGGACGATCCAGAACGGCCTGGTGAGCCGCAACGACGCGCCGCAGAAGATCGTGGAACTGCGGTCCATCACGCCGCCGCGCGGCCTGGACATCTCCGTCGGCGGCACCCCGGCGCTGGAGCAGGACAGCATCCACAGCCTGTTCGACAAGCTGCCGCTGATGGTGGTGGTGCTGATCCTCACCACGACGGTCCTGATGTTCCTCGCGTTCGGATCGGTGGTGCTGCCCATCAAGGCCGCGCTGATGAGCGCGCTGACGCTTGGCTCGACGATGGGCATCCTGACCTGGATGTTCGTCGAGGGTCACGGGTCCGGCCTGATGAACTACACGCCACAGCCCCTGATGGCGCCGATGATCGGCCTGATCATCGCGGTGATCTGGGGCCTGTCCACCGACTACGAGGTGTTCCTGGTCTCCCGCATGGTCGAGGCGCGGGCGCGGGGCATGTCGACCGCCGAGGCGATCCGGATCGGCACGGCCACCACCGGCCGCCTGATCACCGGCGCCGCGCTGGTGCTGGCCGTGGTGGCGGGCGCGTTCGTGTTCTCCGACCTGGTGATGATGAAGTACCTGGCGTTCGGTCTGCTGATCGCGCTGCTGCTGGACGCGACGATCATCCGGATGTTCCTGGTGCCGGCGATCATGAAGCTGCTCGGCGACGACTGCTGGTGGGCGCCGCGCTGGATGAAACGCGTCCAGGAGAAGCTGGGCCTGGGCGAGACGGAGCTGCCCGACGAACGCAAGCGGCCGCTGGTGCGCGAGACCGCGCCCGCCGAGGCGCTCGTCGGCGCCGGCGGTCCGCCGGTGACGGCTGCGCCGCGGTCGCTGCCGCCGCACGATCCGGGCCACCCCGCGCCCGACCGCGGTTCCGCGCCCGGCGTCACCACCCGCATCGCGACGGGGGCGCACGCCGGTGGGCCGTCCGCCGCGGGCACCACGCGCCTGCCCGGCGCACCGTCGCGGCCGCCGGCACCCGAGCCGGAGCCGGAACCGCAGACCACCCGGCTGTCCGTGGCCAAGAACGCCGTCCGCAACGCCGTGAGCAGCGCCGCCGACGCGGTGACCCAGCGCGGTCAGCGTCCGTCTGCCCCGCCGCCTGCGCCCAAGCGCGACGAACGCGAGATCGAGTCCTGGCTCGGTGATCTGCGGGGCAGCGGGGCGGCCACCCCGGGACCGGCCGCACCAGCGCGGCCGTCGGCCGAGCCGACGAGGGCGATGCCGGACCCGGCGGGCAACGAGCCGACCACCGCGTTTTCCGCGCAGCGTGCCGAGACGCCGCAGGACGACGACTCCGCCGAGGCCACGCGCGCCATCCCGACCGCGCGGCAGTCCGACGCGGACACCGCGACCGAGAAGCTCAACACCCGGCCCGAGGGCGACGCGCCCCGGCGCGGCGGCAACGGTCTGAGCGCTCAGGAACTGCTGCGCCGCGAAGGCCGGCTGTAGCTACTGCTCGACGTCGTCGGGTTCCGCGCTGAGCACCGGCCCCTCGTCGGCTTCCTGTGCGGCTTGGACGGCGGCCGGGTCGTCGGCGATGAGCACGCGGATCGCGCTGTTGAGGAACGCGAGCACCGGCACGGCGAGCAGCGCGCCGACGATACCGGCCAGCACGGCACCGCCGGCGATCGCGAGCACGACGGCGAGCGGGTGGATGGACACGGCGCGGCCCATCACCAGCGGCTGCAGCACGTGGCCCTCCAGTTGCTGGACGGCGAGGATCAGACCGAGCGTGATGAGCGCATAGATCAGCCCCTTCGTCAGCAGCGCCACGATGACCGCGAGAAATCCGGTGACCACGGCGCCGACCAGCGGGACGAACGCACCCAGGAACACCAGCGACGCCAGCGGCAGTGCGAGCGGAACGCCCATGATCGCCAGCCCGACCCCGATGCCGAGCGCGTCGACGAGCGCGACGAGGAACGTCGCCCGCACGTAGCCGATCAGCGAGTGGAATCCGGCGCGGCCCGCGTCGCGCACCCGCTGCCGGGTGCCGGACGGGAAGACCCGGGTGACGAACTCGAAGATGTTGCGGCCGCCGTGCAGCAGGAAGATCAGCGTGAACAGCACCAGCAGGGCGCCGGTGACGATCTCGGTGATGGTGCCCGCGGTGGACAGCGCGCCGCTGGTCACCTTCTCCTGGTTGTTCCGCAGCGCCTCGATCGCCGAGTTGCCCGCGTTGTCGATCTGTTCGCGGCTGAGCCCCAGCGGACCGTCGACCAGCCAGCGCCGCAGCCCGTCGATGCTGCGAGTGACCTGCTCGACCAGCGCCGGCGCGCCCTCGATGAACTGGCTGACGACGAACGTCAGCAGGCCGCCGACGAGCGCGAGCCCGCCGAGCAGGATCAGCGCCACGGCGCCGCCGCGCGGCGCGCCGCGGCGGTCGAGGAAGTCGACGGCGGGCATCAGCAGGGCCGCCGCCAGCGTGGCCAGCGCCACCGGGACGAGAATGACCTCCAGCTTGAGGACCAGCCAGAGCACCGCGAACACGGCGGCGAAGATCACCAGCAGCCGCCACGACCACGCCGCGCCCTTGCGGACCAGCGGGCTGACCGACTCGTCGGCAGCGGAGTCGGAGAACGCTCGGGCAGACATTCCGGTAGCGTAACGGCCTCGCTGATCATGAATTCGGTTCGCCGGATTCCGCGTGCCTACGCCTTACCCTGTAGGCGTGTCACACGACGCTCCTCCGAGCGGCACCCAGGCGGGCAGCGCCGGCCGGGAGCGGCCCACGCGGGGCAAGTACTGGTGGCTGCGATGGGTGCTCCTCGCGGTCGCGGTCCTCGTGCTGACCATCGAGCTGGCGCTGGTGCGCGATCAGCTCGCCAAGGCGTGGAAGAGCCTGTACTCGGCGAACTGGTGGTGGGTGCTGGCTGCCGCGGTCGCTGCGATGGCCTCGATGCACAGCTTCGCGCAGATCCAGCGCACGCTGCTGGCGTCGGCCGGTGTGCAGGTGCGGCAGTGGCGCAGCGAGGCCGCGTTCTACGCAGGCAACGCGCTCTCGACCACGATGCCGGGCGGGCCCGTGCTGTCGGCGACGTTCATCTACCGCCAGCAGCGGCTGTGGGGCGCCTCGCCGCTGGTCGCGTCGTGGCAGCTGGTGATGTCGGGCGTGCTGCAGGTCGTCGGTCTCGCGCTGCTCGGCCTGGCCGGGGCCTTCATGCTGGGCGCCAGCAAGAACCCGCTGTCGCTGATCTTCTCCCTCGGCGGGTTCCTGGCGCTGATCCTGCTGGCCCAGGCGGTGGCGACCCGTCCGGAACTGATCGACGGTATCGGCGTGCGGGTGCTGTCGTGGGTGAACTCGGCGCGCGGCAGGCCGACCGACACCGGGCTGGGCAAGTGGCGGGAGATCCTGTCCCAGCTCGAATCGGTGCAACTGGGCCGGCGCGACCTCTCGGTGGCGTTCAGCTGGTCGCTGTTCAACTGGATCGCCGACGTCGGCTGCCTGCTGGCGGCGTGCTACGCGACGGGCGGGCATCCGTCGCTGGCGGGGGTGACGGTGGCCTACGCCGCGGCCCGTGCCGTCGGCTCGATCCCGCTGATGCCGGGCGGGCTGCTGGTGGTCGAGGCGGTGCTGGTGCCCGGCCTGGTCTCCAGCGGCATGTCACTGGCCTCGGCGATCTCGGCGATGCTGATCTACCGGCTGATCAGCTGGATCTTCATCGCGGCGATCGGCTGGGTGGTGTTCTTCGCGATGTTCCGCACCGAGAAGGACGTCGACCCGGACTCGCATGCGGCGCCGCGGGGCGTCGACGCGTCCTGCCCGCAGTTCAGTCCGGATCCGGAGGCACCCCATCCGCCGGACCGCACGGCCGATCCCCCCGACGAAAGACGGGAAGCCTCATGACGTTTCGCCGCCGTGACCGTACGGCGGTGGCGCTGGCCGCCGATGTCGCCTGCGTGCTGGTGTTCTGCGCGATCGGGCGGCGCAGTCACGCCGAGGGGGTGACGCTGGCCGGCGTGGCCGAGACGGCCTGGCCGTTCCTGACCGGGACGGCGCTGGGCTGGCTGCTCGCCCGGGCCTGGCGGCGACCGCTGGCATTGCTGCCGACGGGCGTGGTGGTGTGGGCGGCGACGGTCGTGGTCGGGATGCTGCTGCGCAAGCTGACCTCCCAAGGCACCGCGCCGAGCTTCATCGTCGTCGCGTCGCTGACCACCGCGGCACTGCTGCTCGGATGGCGGGCGATCGCCCGGTCATTCGTCTGAATCATCTTGCGGCGCAGGCTCTGTCGACACCGTCAGGGTGGCCCGCAGGCCCCCGAGCGGACCGTCGGACAGCTCGATCGAGCCGCCGTGCAGTGACGCCTGCTGGGCGACGAGCGCCAGCCCGAGCCCCGACCCGCCCGGGGCGGCGTTGCTGCCCCGGGAGAAGCGGCCCAGCACCGTCAGGTGCTCGTCGACGGGCAGTCCGCGGCCGTTGTCGTCGACGACGATCGTCATCAGGTTCGTGCGCCGGTGCGCGGCCAGCACGATCCGGGTGGCCTGACCGTGGGTGATCGCATTGCGCACCAGGTTGTCCACCGCCAGCCGCAGCCCGCCCGGCCAGCCCAGCAGGAAGCCGAGATCGTCGGCGGCGTGCACCTCGATCGTGACGTCGCGGCTCACCCGCATGTTCTCCCGGGCCACCCGGTCCAGCATGTCGGTGACGTCGATGACCTCGCGGTCCTCGGCCTGGGCGAGCTGCCCCGAGGCCAGCTGTCCCAGCGCGGTGATGATGCCCTCGACCCGGCGCTGCGCCCGCGACAGGTCGGCCACCACCTCGGCGCGCTCCTCGGCGGGCAGGTCATGGATGCGCAGCGTGTCCAGGTCGGCGCGCATCGCGGTCAGCGGGGTGCGCAGTTCGTGGGCGGCGTTGGCGGCGAAGTCCTGTGCTGCCTGCAGGGAGTTGGTGGTGGCGCGCTGGGCTGCGGCGAGCCGGTCGAGCATCGCGCTCATCGCCTCGGACAGGTCCTCGGCCTCGCGCACACCGCGCACGGTCGGGATCTGCTCGGAGCCCGTGCCGAGTGTCTTGGTGTGCTCGGTCAGTTTGCGCAGCGGGCGGATCGCCGGGCCGGCCAGCAGCCAGCCCAGGCCCGCGGCGATGAGCACCGTCACCACGCCCACGGCGATGTACAGCGGCACCCGCGCGGGGTTGAGCAGGATGCTGTCGGCGCGGATGCCGATCGACATCAGCACGCCGCCGTCCTGCTCGACCGGGACCGTCCGCACCCGGTACTCGACGTCGTTGACCATCACGGTCTCGGTGCCCGGCGGCAACGCCGGCAGCTGGAACCCGCGCTGGTAGACCACCTGCCCCGAGGAGCGCGACCGTCCGGTCTGCAGGACGCCGCGGCGCGGATCGGTGAGCTGCTCGGGGTAGACGCTGGCGTCGACGATCGCGTCCAGCCGCCGATCCAGTTGCGCCGCATCGTTGTTGGCCAACACCAGCGAGGTGAGGATGGTGAACATCGCGACCACGGCGGCCGCGGCGGCCGCCGACGCGATGGCGACCCGCGTCCGCAGCGAGGCGGACCGGAGCGCGCGGGGCAATCTCACCGGCGAACCGGGCGCGGACTTCTCACGGCTCTTCCCGCAGCACGTACCCGATCCCGCGCACGGTGTGGATGACGCGCGGCATGCCGTCCCGCTCGAGCTTGCGCCGCAGGTAGGACACGAAGACGTCGGCGACGTTGGTGTCGACGTCGAAGTCGTAGCCCCACACCAGTTCCAGCAGTCGCTGGCGGCTCAGCACCACCCCGGCATTCTCGGCCAGCGCGGCGAGCAGATCGAACTCCCGCTTGGTGAGGTCCACCCGCTCGCCGCCCACGAACACCAGCCGGCGCGACGTGTCGATGGTCAGCGATCCGACGGTCATGGTGTCGGAGGTGGGGTCGGAGTGATGCGCCCGGCGCAGCAGCGCGTGCAGCCGGGCCACCAGCTCACCGAGGTCGAACGGTTTGGTCAGGTAGTCGTCGGCACCGGCCTCCAGGCCCGCGATCCGGTCGTTGACCGTGTCGCGTGCCGACAGCACACAGATCGGGATGTCGTTGCCCAGCGCGCGCAGCGCCGTCAC
This window contains:
- a CDS encoding MMPL family transporter, with amino-acid sequence MFAWWGRTVYQYRYIVIGVMVALCLGGGVYGISLGQHVTQSGFYDEGSQSVHASVISDEVYGRDRTSHVVAILTPPDGKKVTDPAWQKKVVGELNDVVDNHKDQVVSWVGWLRAPDTTAETVQQMKTEDGSKTFVSIPLKGDDDDTILKNYQTIEPDLEQVNDGNIQMAGLNPLASELTGTIGEDQRRAEVAAIPLVCVVLFFVFGGVIAAALPGIIGGLTIAGALGIMRLTAEFMPVHFFAQPVVTLMGLGIAVDYGLFMVSRFREEIAEGYDTETAVRRAVMTSGRTIMFSAVILVASSVPLLLFPQGFLKSITYAIIASVMLAAILSVTVLPAALAILGRNVDALGVRTLLRIPFFRNWKPMRVYLEWLSGKMQKTKTRAEVEKGFWGRLVNVVMKRPIAFAAPILIVMILLVIPLGQLALGGISEKYLPPDNKVRIAQEDFDKTFPGFRTEPLTIVVERQDGQPVTDQQLADVRAKAMTISGFTDPDNDPTKMWQERSVQEGGTKDPSVRTIQNGLVSRNDAPQKIVELRSITPPRGLDISVGGTPALEQDSIHSLFDKLPLMVVVLILTTTVLMFLAFGSVVLPIKAALMSALTLGSTMGILTWMFVEGHGSGLMNYTPQPLMAPMIGLIIAVIWGLSTDYEVFLVSRMVEARARGMSTAEAIRIGTATTGRLITGAALVLAVVAGAFVFSDLVMMKYLAFGLLIALLLDATIIRMFLVPAIMKLLGDDCWWAPRWMKRVQEKLGLGETELPDERKRPLVRETAPAEALVGAGGPPVTAAPRSLPPHDPGHPAPDRGSAPGVTTRIATGAHAGGPSAAGTTRLPGAPSRPPAPEPEPEPQTTRLSVAKNAVRNAVSSAADAVTQRGQRPSAPPPAPKRDEREIESWLGDLRGSGAATPGPAAPARPSAEPTRAMPDPAGNEPTTAFSAQRAETPQDDDSAEATRAIPTARQSDADTATEKLNTRPEGDAPRRGGNGLSAQELLRREGRL
- a CDS encoding AI-2E family transporter; translated protein: MSARAFSDSAADESVSPLVRKGAAWSWRLLVIFAAVFAVLWLVLKLEVILVPVALATLAAALLMPAVDFLDRRGAPRGGAVALILLGGLALVGGLLTFVVSQFIEGAPALVEQVTRSIDGLRRWLVDGPLGLSREQIDNAGNSAIEALRNNQEKVTSGALSTAGTITEIVTGALLVLFTLIFLLHGGRNIFEFVTRVFPSGTRQRVRDAGRAGFHSLIGYVRATFLVALVDALGIGVGLAIMGVPLALPLASLVFLGAFVPLVGAVVTGFLAVIVALLTKGLIYALITLGLILAVQQLEGHVLQPLVMGRAVSIHPLAVVLAIAGGAVLAGIVGALLAVPVLAFLNSAIRVLIADDPAAVQAAQEADEGPVLSAEPDDVEQ
- a CDS encoding response regulator transcription factor — translated: MRDRVEASPTRGGELSAQDGAGRTVLMVDDDPDVRTSVARGLRHSGFDVRVAATGKEALRLLSSESHDALVLDVQMPELDGVAVVTALRALGNDIPICVLSARDTVNDRIAGLEAGADDYLTKPFDLGELVARLHALLRRAHHSDPTSDTMTVGSLTIDTSRRLVFVGGERVDLTKREFDLLAALAENAGVVLSRQRLLELVWGYDFDVDTNVADVFVSYLRRKLERDGMPRVIHTVRGIGYVLREEP
- a CDS encoding lysylphosphatidylglycerol synthase transmembrane domain-containing protein, yielding MSHDAPPSGTQAGSAGRERPTRGKYWWLRWVLLAVAVLVLTIELALVRDQLAKAWKSLYSANWWWVLAAAVAAMASMHSFAQIQRTLLASAGVQVRQWRSEAAFYAGNALSTTMPGGPVLSATFIYRQQRLWGASPLVASWQLVMSGVLQVVGLALLGLAGAFMLGASKNPLSLIFSLGGFLALILLAQAVATRPELIDGIGVRVLSWVNSARGRPTDTGLGKWREILSQLESVQLGRRDLSVAFSWSLFNWIADVGCLLAACYATGGHPSLAGVTVAYAAARAVGSIPLMPGGLLVVEAVLVPGLVSSGMSLASAISAMLIYRLISWIFIAAIGWVVFFAMFRTEKDVDPDSHAAPRGVDASCPQFSPDPEAPHPPDRTADPPDERREAS
- a CDS encoding DUF3054 domain-containing protein, which translates into the protein MTFRRRDRTAVALAADVACVLVFCAIGRRSHAEGVTLAGVAETAWPFLTGTALGWLLARAWRRPLALLPTGVVVWAATVVVGMLLRKLTSQGTAPSFIVVASLTTAALLLGWRAIARSFV
- a CDS encoding HAMP domain-containing sensor histidine kinase, with protein sequence MRLPRALRSASLRTRVAIASAAAAAAVVAMFTILTSLVLANNDAAQLDRRLDAIVDASVYPEQLTDPRRGVLQTGRSRSSGQVVYQRGFQLPALPPGTETVMVNDVEYRVRTVPVEQDGGVLMSIGIRADSILLNPARVPLYIAVGVVTVLIAAGLGWLLAGPAIRPLRKLTEHTKTLGTGSEQIPTVRGVREAEDLSEAMSAMLDRLAAAQRATTNSLQAAQDFAANAAHELRTPLTAMRADLDTLRIHDLPAEERAEVVADLSRAQRRVEGIITALGQLASGQLAQAEDREVIDVTDMLDRVARENMRVSRDVTIEVHAADDLGFLLGWPGGLRLAVDNLVRNAITHGQATRIVLAAHRRTNLMTIVVDDNGRGLPVDEHLTVLGRFSRGSNAAPGGSGLGLALVAQQASLHGGSIELSDGPLGGLRATLTVSTEPAPQDDSDE